One Rhodococcus sp. P1Y DNA window includes the following coding sequences:
- the phoU gene encoding phosphate signaling complex protein PhoU, translating into MRENYNDKLDSVRSDLAEMCKLAEQAMASASAALLNADLALAEQTITSREDIDALALDWEHKAFSLLALQAPVALDLRIMVSGIHIVADLQRMGGLAIHIAELARRRHPAHVLPPEVEAVFAEMGRVAVEQAEATREVLLTRDTGLAAELKTADEEMDELHRSLFALTASDDWPHGVPAAVDTTLLGRFYERYSDHTVEVAKRVIFLVTGEFRSESA; encoded by the coding sequence GTGCGTGAGAACTACAACGACAAGCTCGACTCGGTGCGGTCGGATCTGGCCGAGATGTGCAAACTCGCCGAGCAGGCTATGGCGTCTGCATCCGCTGCGCTGTTGAACGCCGACCTCGCGCTGGCCGAGCAGACCATCACCAGCCGCGAGGACATCGACGCACTGGCGTTGGACTGGGAACACAAGGCATTTTCGCTCCTGGCGCTTCAGGCTCCGGTCGCTCTCGATCTTCGCATCATGGTGAGCGGTATTCACATAGTTGCGGATCTGCAGCGAATGGGTGGTCTGGCCATTCATATTGCCGAGCTAGCCCGTCGGCGCCATCCGGCACACGTGCTGCCGCCCGAGGTCGAAGCGGTCTTCGCCGAGATGGGCCGCGTCGCAGTCGAACAGGCCGAAGCGACGAGAGAAGTCTTGCTGACCCGCGACACCGGCTTGGCGGCAGAACTGAAGACCGCCGACGAGGAAATGGACGAGCTGCATCGAAGCTTGTTCGCGCTCACGGCATCCGACGACTGGCCCCACGGTGTCCCCGCAGCGGTGGACACCACTCTGCTCGGCCGCTTCTACGAGCGCTATTCCGATCACACCGTCGAGGTCGCCAAGCGCGTCATCTTTCTCGTCACGGGAGAATTTCGATCCGAATCAGCTTGA
- a CDS encoding YnfA family protein: protein MTVLKSIMLFGVAAVFEIGGAWLVWQGIREHRGWIWVGSGVIALGLYGFVATLQPDANFGRILAAYGGVFVAGSLVWAMVADGFRPDRWDIVGATVCLVGVGVIMYGPR, encoded by the coding sequence ATGACGGTACTGAAGTCGATCATGCTGTTCGGAGTTGCGGCGGTCTTCGAGATCGGCGGCGCGTGGTTGGTATGGCAGGGCATCCGTGAACACCGCGGGTGGATCTGGGTCGGGTCAGGCGTCATCGCGCTCGGTCTGTACGGATTCGTCGCGACGCTTCAGCCCGACGCCAACTTCGGCCGCATCCTCGCTGCCTACGGCGGCGTGTTCGTCGCGGGCTCACTGGTGTGGGCCATGGTCGCCGACGGTTTCCGCCCCGACAGGTGGGACATCGTCGGCGCGACGGTCTGTCTCGTCGGCGTCGGAGTGATCATGTACGGCCCGCGCTGA
- a CDS encoding lipase family protein: protein MRVSRVLGTAIGAALVAATVMTPLASAQPPSGSSTGSTGESDFYNPPSPLPAGSPGDVIRTEPSPLALSVPGIGGQLPGVATRIMYRSTDSNDAPNAVTGTYIDPAAEWTGPGPRPLVVLAPGTQGQGDQCAPSRMLNRLITYTPPLGAMVEYEVLAAYSLLSQGYGVVITDYEGLGTPGAHTYVNRASEAHAVLDAARAAQRLQGTKITADGPVGTYGYSQGGGATAAAAELAGEYAPELDLVGTYAGAPPADLKQTLDQVDGTILTGVVGYTLNGLLNSDPDLQQLLDENINDAGRAMLNQVANQCVGETILTVGLHNTREYTNTGEPMSIVLDRLPKAQEILAKNKIGERTPTAPVLIQSGTSDDIVPHGQAVGLAADWCDKGATVQLSAAQVPAIVPGSGAGHLIPDILGLGEAQNWMKDRFYGVPAPTNC, encoded by the coding sequence ATGCGAGTGTCACGGGTATTGGGAACTGCGATCGGTGCCGCGTTGGTGGCAGCGACGGTGATGACGCCGTTGGCGTCGGCGCAGCCGCCATCCGGATCGTCGACGGGTTCCACTGGCGAATCGGATTTCTACAATCCGCCCAGTCCGCTGCCTGCGGGTTCGCCGGGTGACGTCATCCGAACCGAACCGTCGCCCCTCGCGCTCTCCGTACCCGGTATCGGAGGGCAGCTCCCCGGCGTGGCGACTCGAATCATGTACCGCAGCACCGACTCCAACGATGCGCCCAATGCCGTCACCGGAACGTACATCGATCCCGCAGCCGAGTGGACAGGCCCAGGCCCGCGCCCTCTCGTCGTACTGGCGCCGGGAACTCAGGGCCAGGGTGACCAGTGCGCGCCGTCGAGAATGCTCAACCGTCTCATCACCTACACGCCACCGCTCGGCGCGATGGTCGAGTACGAGGTCCTGGCCGCGTATTCGCTACTGTCGCAAGGCTATGGCGTCGTGATCACCGACTACGAGGGCCTCGGAACGCCGGGCGCCCACACCTACGTCAACCGCGCCTCCGAAGCCCATGCAGTGCTCGACGCGGCTCGCGCCGCCCAGCGTCTGCAGGGCACGAAGATCACCGCCGACGGACCCGTCGGAACCTACGGTTACTCCCAGGGCGGCGGCGCCACCGCTGCGGCAGCTGAGTTGGCGGGTGAGTACGCCCCCGAACTGGACCTCGTGGGCACGTACGCAGGCGCGCCGCCTGCCGACCTGAAACAGACCCTCGATCAGGTCGACGGCACAATCCTCACCGGAGTCGTCGGGTACACGCTGAACGGTCTGCTCAACTCCGATCCGGATCTTCAGCAACTCCTCGACGAGAACATCAACGACGCTGGACGGGCGATGTTGAATCAGGTCGCGAATCAGTGTGTCGGCGAGACGATTCTGACCGTCGGTCTGCACAACACACGGGAGTACACCAATACGGGTGAGCCGATGTCGATCGTGCTGGACCGGTTGCCGAAGGCTCAGGAGATACTGGCCAAGAACAAGATCGGTGAACGCACGCCCACCGCACCTGTGCTGATTCAGTCGGGTACCTCCGACGACATCGTTCCGCACGGTCAGGCCGTAGGGCTAGCTGCCGATTGGTGCGACAAAGGTGCAACAGTCCAACTGAGCGCAGCTCAGGTGCCGGCCATCGTCCCGGGTTCTGGTGCAGGGCACCTCATCCCGGACATCCTTGGACTCGGTGAGGCCCAGAACTGGATGAAAGACCGTTTCTACGGAGTGCCGGCACCGACCAACTGCTGA
- a CDS encoding TetR/AcrR family transcriptional regulator, whose product MSVRADTAAQKSSNCGPGKPLRADAERNRRRIVDAARELFASRGIDITLDDVAAHAKVGVGTVYRRFSCKEELIDGVFEQRMQDVLANAEEALEVEDPWDGFVMFMTSVFEGISADKGLGEVVLGTDEGCNGIAQMRERIDPFVAKIVLRARESGQLRPDVEVNDFFPLIGMVGAAADFMSAVEPSNWKRYFAIVLDGLRVQPNSVDVLPGRALTTDEIVTAKAEMHRRRR is encoded by the coding sequence ATGAGTGTGAGAGCCGACACAGCGGCGCAGAAGTCCAGCAATTGCGGCCCTGGTAAACCTCTGCGCGCAGATGCCGAACGCAATCGCCGACGCATCGTCGATGCTGCTCGAGAGCTGTTCGCGTCGCGCGGAATCGACATCACGCTCGACGACGTCGCCGCCCACGCCAAGGTTGGCGTAGGCACCGTCTACCGGCGGTTCTCGTGCAAGGAAGAGCTCATCGACGGCGTGTTCGAGCAGCGAATGCAGGACGTGCTCGCCAACGCCGAAGAGGCGTTGGAAGTCGAGGATCCGTGGGACGGGTTCGTGATGTTCATGACGAGTGTCTTCGAGGGGATCTCCGCTGACAAAGGCCTGGGCGAGGTCGTTCTCGGCACCGACGAGGGGTGCAACGGGATCGCACAGATGCGGGAACGAATCGACCCGTTCGTCGCCAAGATCGTGCTGCGCGCACGCGAATCCGGCCAGCTGAGGCCTGATGTCGAAGTGAACGACTTCTTCCCGCTGATCGGCATGGTCGGAGCTGCCGCCGACTTCATGAGTGCAGTCGAACCGTCGAACTGGAAGCGTTACTTCGCGATCGTGCTCGACGGCTTACGTGTTCAGCCCAACTCCGTCGATGTGCTCCCCGGTCGGGCGCTGACCACGGACGAGATCGTAACCGCCAAGGCAGAAATGCATCGCCGCCGACGCTGA
- a CDS encoding DHA2 family efflux MFS transporter permease subunit, translated as MTALSPDDVETSTSLASEETAEAKSHRTRWLILATLGLAQLMVVLDATIVNIALPAAQLDLGFDNSNRSWIVTAYALAFGSLLLLGGRLSDLFGRRNTFLIGLVGFAVMSAVGGAAINFGMLVAARAGQGVFGALLAPAALSLLATTFTDPKERAKAFGIFGAIAGGGGALGLLLGGVLTEWATWRWALYVNLIFAGIAFVAGFILLAKHNVTTRPKLDIPGTVTVSAALFSIVYGFAHAESDGWANTVTLAFLIVGAALLGVFVALQKRVAHPLLPLRIILDRTRAGSFIAVFITGAGMFAVFLFLTYYLQSTLGYTPITTGFAFMPMIAGLILTATVSTAVILPRFGPRVLMTTGLIVAAIGMGLLTQITADSTYALHILPGLVVMGLGLGATMAPAMQGAISGVDPDDSGVASATVNTMQQVGGSIGTALLSTVAASAATSYVTDNMATASSAAVLQVNAEIASYTTTFWWATGIFALGAVISAFLMRPGLLPEAPEGAVVVGH; from the coding sequence ATGACCGCACTGTCTCCGGATGACGTCGAGACATCGACGTCACTGGCCTCGGAGGAAACCGCCGAGGCCAAGTCGCACCGCACCCGTTGGCTGATTCTCGCAACGCTCGGATTGGCCCAGCTGATGGTCGTGCTCGATGCGACCATCGTCAACATCGCTCTGCCCGCAGCTCAGCTCGATCTCGGCTTCGACAACAGCAACCGATCCTGGATCGTCACCGCGTACGCACTCGCCTTCGGTAGCCTCCTGCTGCTCGGCGGCAGGCTCAGCGATCTGTTCGGACGTCGCAACACGTTCCTCATCGGGCTCGTCGGCTTCGCGGTGATGTCCGCCGTCGGCGGCGCGGCCATCAACTTCGGCATGCTCGTCGCAGCTCGCGCCGGCCAGGGCGTCTTCGGAGCTCTACTGGCGCCTGCAGCTCTGTCGCTGCTCGCCACCACGTTCACCGATCCGAAGGAACGTGCCAAGGCATTCGGCATCTTCGGTGCCATCGCAGGCGGCGGCGGCGCACTCGGCTTGCTTCTCGGCGGCGTTCTCACCGAGTGGGCCACGTGGCGTTGGGCCCTCTACGTCAACCTGATCTTCGCAGGCATCGCCTTCGTCGCCGGGTTCATCCTCCTCGCCAAGCACAATGTCACCACACGGCCGAAGCTCGACATCCCGGGAACGGTCACCGTGTCGGCTGCGCTGTTCTCGATCGTCTACGGATTCGCCCACGCAGAATCCGATGGCTGGGCCAACACCGTGACCCTGGCGTTCCTGATCGTCGGCGCCGCCTTGTTGGGCGTTTTCGTTGCCCTGCAGAAGCGCGTCGCACATCCGTTGCTGCCGCTGCGCATCATTCTCGATCGCACCCGCGCAGGGTCCTTCATCGCAGTGTTCATCACGGGCGCAGGCATGTTCGCCGTGTTCCTGTTCCTGACCTACTACCTACAGAGCACACTGGGCTACACCCCGATCACCACCGGCTTCGCGTTCATGCCGATGATCGCGGGTCTCATCCTCACCGCCACCGTCTCGACGGCAGTCATTCTGCCTCGCTTCGGGCCTCGCGTGCTGATGACAACCGGGCTGATCGTCGCCGCCATCGGCATGGGCCTCCTGACGCAGATCACAGCAGACAGCACCTACGCACTGCACATCCTGCCGGGACTCGTCGTCATGGGCCTCGGACTCGGCGCCACCATGGCCCCGGCAATGCAGGGCGCAATCTCGGGAGTCGATCCTGATGATTCCGGTGTCGCCTCGGCCACGGTCAACACCATGCAGCAAGTCGGTGGATCCATCGGAACGGCGCTCCTCAGCACCGTCGCGGCCAGCGCGGCGACGTCGTACGTCACCGACAACATGGCCACCGCGTCGAGCGCGGCTGTCCTGCAGGTCAACGCCGAAATCGCCAGCTACACGACGACCTTCTGGTGGGCGACGGGCATCTTCGCTCTCGGCGCAGTCATCTCGGCCTTCCTCATGCGACCGGGTCTACTGCCCGAGGCTCCCGAAGGTGCAGTAGTCGTCGGCCACTAG
- a CDS encoding aminotransferase class I/II-fold pyridoxal phosphate-dependent enzyme: MPAQTQLGLMNHEELASEHERQSAKYEQLKAEKLTLDLTRGKPSPEQLDLAADLLTLPGEDFRDGNGTDCRNYGGLAGLPELRAIFGEILNIPVKNLLAGNNASLEIMQDLVVWALLHGLPDSPRTWSAEPNIRFLCPAPGYDRHFAITESFGIDMVSIPMLPDGPDINEITRLVAADPQIKGMWVVPNYANPTGAVYSEEIVRALASMPTAAPDFRLFWDNAYAVHPLTDEFAPSYDVLGWAAEAGNANRPFVFASTSKITFAGAGVSFFGSSDDNLAWYQKHLGKKSIGPDKLNQLRHLRFFGDADGVRAHMAKHRELLAPKFALVQQILDDRLGASKIASWTEPKGGYFISLDVLEGTAARSIALAKDAGIALTAAGSAFPYKNDPEDRNIRLAPSFPSLGELEKSMDGVATCVLLAATEKLLER, from the coding sequence ATGCCAGCGCAAACCCAGTTGGGGTTGATGAACCATGAGGAGCTCGCCTCAGAGCACGAGCGCCAGAGCGCCAAGTACGAGCAGCTGAAAGCCGAGAAGCTCACCCTCGACCTCACCCGTGGCAAGCCGTCGCCCGAGCAGCTCGATCTTGCTGCCGACCTGCTGACGCTGCCCGGCGAGGATTTCCGCGACGGCAACGGCACCGACTGCCGCAACTACGGTGGGCTTGCGGGTCTGCCGGAGCTGCGCGCAATTTTCGGCGAAATTCTGAACATCCCGGTGAAGAACTTGCTCGCCGGCAACAACGCCAGCCTCGAGATCATGCAGGATCTCGTCGTGTGGGCCCTACTGCACGGCCTGCCCGACTCGCCCCGCACGTGGTCCGCAGAGCCGAACATTCGATTCCTGTGCCCGGCCCCCGGATACGACCGTCATTTCGCGATCACGGAGAGCTTCGGGATCGACATGGTCTCGATTCCCATGCTGCCCGACGGCCCGGACATCAACGAGATCACTCGGTTGGTGGCCGCGGACCCGCAGATCAAAGGCATGTGGGTAGTCCCGAACTACGCAAACCCGACTGGCGCTGTGTATTCGGAGGAGATCGTTCGCGCATTGGCGTCCATGCCGACCGCTGCACCTGACTTCCGCCTCTTCTGGGACAACGCCTATGCGGTGCATCCGCTGACCGACGAGTTCGCCCCGTCGTACGACGTGTTGGGTTGGGCTGCGGAGGCAGGCAACGCCAACCGGCCGTTCGTGTTCGCGTCGACGTCGAAGATCACCTTTGCGGGAGCGGGCGTCAGCTTCTTCGGGAGCTCGGACGACAACCTCGCCTGGTATCAAAAGCACCTCGGCAAGAAGAGCATCGGGCCCGACAAGCTCAATCAGCTTCGCCACCTGCGGTTCTTCGGCGATGCCGACGGCGTCAGAGCTCACATGGCCAAGCATCGTGAGCTCCTGGCACCCAAGTTCGCGCTGGTTCAGCAGATCCTCGACGACCGACTCGGTGCTTCGAAGATCGCATCGTGGACCGAGCCGAAGGGCGGATACTTCATCTCGCTCGACGTGCTGGAGGGCACTGCCGCCAGGTCTATCGCGCTGGCCAAGGACGCGGGAATCGCTTTGACGGCCGCAGGTTCGGCCTTCCCGTACAAGAACGACCCCGAGGACCGCAACATCCGGTTGGCCCCGAGCTTCCCGTCGCTCGGCGAGCTCGAGAAGTCCATGGACGGCGTCGCGACCTGTGTGCTCCTGGCCGCGACCGAAAAACTGCTCGAACGCTAG
- a CDS encoding TIGR03086 family metal-binding protein: MTNSETTADRYRRLASGLTTRIDAVPSEKWDIPSTCDGWSVRDVVRHIIDTEKGALKPVGLSIPDGPTVDDDPAAAWAHTRDAMQEILDDPARANLEYDGHFGRTDLASSIGSFYSLDLIVHAWDVAHPAGVDSVIDGQDLDFVEAFIAQMGDNIRMEGVCGPAVEVPEDSDRQTKVLAQLGRDAASPPVRA; the protein is encoded by the coding sequence ATGACCAACTCCGAAACAACCGCTGATCGTTACCGCAGGCTTGCATCCGGTCTCACCACGCGTATCGACGCGGTGCCGTCCGAGAAATGGGATATTCCATCGACATGTGACGGCTGGAGCGTCCGCGACGTCGTGCGCCACATCATCGACACCGAGAAGGGCGCGTTGAAGCCGGTTGGACTGTCGATTCCCGACGGGCCGACCGTCGACGACGATCCCGCCGCTGCGTGGGCGCACACACGCGATGCGATGCAGGAGATTCTCGACGACCCGGCTCGCGCGAACCTGGAGTACGACGGGCATTTCGGACGAACCGATCTGGCGTCGTCGATCGGGTCGTTCTACAGCCTGGACCTGATCGTTCATGCCTGGGACGTCGCCCATCCGGCCGGGGTCGACAGCGTCATCGACGGCCAGGACCTCGATTTCGTCGAAGCCTTCATCGCGCAGATGGGCGACAACATCCGAATGGAGGGCGTGTGCGGCCCGGCCGTCGAGGTCCCGGAGGATTCCGATCGGCAGACGAAGGTGTTGGCGCAGTTGGGCCGGGATGCGGCTTCGCCGCCCGTGCGT